The following proteins are encoded in a genomic region of Chloracidobacterium sp.:
- a CDS encoding DUF4297 domain-containing protein, which translates to MGEQSAARIGGDDYQHLYSWYAMLQLLDDSGDFDHVYVEHPKAGSADDITMHPKPGRKIAARYYQVKWHRTTSGQYDFDYFLQVKKPSVTSLLQKLFESWKQLKDDSSAEIWLVSNWPAATDFGECIRESYELDESFHSKGPHSKLGKARKRWCESLNGDDREVAEFCRALRLRLGFGNTNDLAESVDDRMSRYGLKSGDGPRKIVLGSIREIIKTGGSKKKVTRESLRKFISENDLWAQAVDNPKVSLTIHGWTKELFDPVPTVEIDWTGYIDRPTRRVPSQAEWECSLLPELQKAKKVFQNVPEGRYIDFRGKLPLTTVLAVGAEFPDVGGFSFRTQQPTGTETNLWRSDTPPTQARFRYEALVGSDQGEDIALFLSISGDGRADAENFLDENRGTTSGLIYAEPDSGPGQAAIRTAGDAVALADHAKQLIRESRTKYRAKRVHLVLFAPASFGLFLGQKLNAVGRIVTYERTADGGYQESVTIATG; encoded by the coding sequence ATGGGTGAACAAAGCGCGGCAAGGATCGGTGGGGATGACTACCAGCACTTATATAGTTGGTACGCGATGTTGCAACTGCTTGACGATAGCGGCGACTTCGATCACGTATATGTCGAGCACCCGAAGGCCGGCTCGGCGGACGACATCACGATGCACCCTAAACCAGGTCGGAAGATCGCCGCGAGATATTACCAAGTGAAGTGGCATCGGACGACATCGGGACAGTACGATTTCGATTACTTTTTGCAGGTCAAAAAGCCGAGTGTTACATCCTTGCTCCAAAAGCTCTTCGAAAGCTGGAAACAATTGAAAGACGATAGTTCGGCCGAGATCTGGCTGGTGAGTAATTGGCCCGCCGCGACGGATTTCGGTGAATGCATACGTGAAAGTTATGAGCTTGATGAATCATTTCATTCCAAGGGCCCACATTCAAAATTGGGCAAGGCCAGGAAGCGATGGTGCGAAAGTCTAAATGGCGATGATCGAGAGGTAGCTGAGTTTTGTCGGGCCTTACGGCTCAGATTGGGCTTTGGAAATACGAACGATCTCGCTGAGAGCGTAGACGATCGGATGTCGCGTTACGGACTCAAAAGCGGAGACGGGCCGCGAAAAATCGTGCTAGGTTCCATTCGGGAAATCATCAAAACGGGTGGATCAAAGAAGAAAGTTACCCGTGAATCGCTTCGTAAATTCATTTCTGAAAACGACTTGTGGGCACAGGCGGTTGATAACCCTAAAGTCAGCCTGACAATTCACGGCTGGACGAAGGAACTGTTCGATCCAGTGCCTACGGTTGAGATCGACTGGACTGGTTATATTGATCGTCCGACTCGACGCGTTCCGAGCCAGGCGGAATGGGAATGCTCACTTCTTCCCGAGTTACAAAAAGCTAAAAAGGTTTTTCAAAACGTCCCTGAGGGTCGCTATATCGATTTCCGCGGAAAGCTGCCTTTGACAACGGTCTTGGCTGTCGGCGCTGAGTTTCCTGATGTAGGGGGCTTTTCGTTCCGGACGCAACAGCCGACGGGAACGGAAACCAATTTATGGCGATCGGACACTCCGCCTACTCAAGCAAGGTTTAGATATGAGGCACTAGTCGGGAGTGATCAAGGCGAAGACATTGCACTTTTTCTATCAATTTCTGGCGATGGCCGCGCCGATGCAGAGAATTTTCTCGATGAGAATCGCGGCACGACATCCGGTCTAATCTACGCAGAGCCCGACAGCGGTCCCGGACAGGCGGCTATTAGAACTGCGGGAGATGCCGTCGCGCTAGCCGACCATGCTAAGCAGTTGATTCGTGAATCACGAACAAAATATCGCGCAAAGCGTGTTCATCTAGTCCTGTTTGCTCCAGCCTCATTTGGTTTATTCCTTGGCCAAAAGCTGAATGCGGTTGGCAGGATCGTTACGTATGAAAGGACTGCCGACGGAGGCTACCAAGAATCTGTGACAATCGCTACGGGATAA
- a CDS encoding DUF2779 domain-containing protein, whose product MRYFTKSKFKLATECPTKLFYTGKAEYANAKIEDSFLQNLAEGGFQVGALARCYFPDGILIETPNDEAAATATEQYLKADNVTLFEAVFKFENFLVRCDVIVKDGNQLDLFEVKAKSCGFTEESGMLTQKGTISSDWRKYIEDVAFQKHVISLARTDFSVRAHLMLVDKTSIAPTDGLNQKFRLVREEGKRRVQIADTLTKADLTPQILRAINVDETCEKYFAELIDDYRFDDYCAMLADSYSRDEKIISEPRSVCKDCEFRLANDEAGGKLRSGFRECWSHTLGWTDADFEESTVLDVWDLRSKDKFMSDRRIKFSDLTEDDIKPKSDGKPGIARTERQWMQIDLGQRRVVEPFYDRQNLEREIESWTFPLHFIDFETSMPAIPFKEGRRPYEGVLFQFSHHIVGENGDVEHAGEFISIEPGTFPNYDCVRELMRQLADDDGTVFRYAAHENSYLCAIREQLLRDPIDIPDRAELVAFIESIANPRKDKDEAWTTSRPMIDLLELVKRYHYDPATNGSNSLKFVLPATLNSSEFLKAKYCQPVYGAEGGIPSRNFTNQAWVVEKDGRVIDPYKLLPLMFADESENDYAAIMEMDKIKDGGAAMTAYCKLQFENLPSEARNQMKAALLKYCELDTLAMVMIYEAWMAEITLKPTNSG is encoded by the coding sequence ATGCGATACTTCACCAAATCAAAATTCAAGTTGGCGACGGAGTGTCCAACCAAGCTTTTCTATACGGGCAAAGCTGAGTACGCCAATGCAAAGATCGAGGATTCTTTTCTGCAGAATCTGGCCGAAGGCGGATTTCAGGTTGGGGCTCTTGCTCGATGTTATTTTCCTGACGGAATTCTGATCGAAACGCCGAATGACGAGGCAGCCGCAACCGCGACAGAACAATATCTGAAAGCTGACAATGTCACATTGTTTGAGGCCGTTTTCAAATTCGAAAACTTCCTGGTGCGGTGCGATGTAATTGTCAAAGACGGCAATCAGCTCGATTTATTTGAGGTAAAGGCAAAATCCTGTGGCTTCACTGAAGAGAGCGGCATGCTTACCCAAAAGGGAACGATCAGTAGCGATTGGAGGAAGTATATCGAGGATGTTGCGTTCCAAAAACACGTTATCTCACTGGCCCGAACCGATTTTTCGGTTAGAGCACATCTGATGCTTGTCGACAAAACGTCGATAGCACCGACTGACGGGCTGAATCAGAAATTTCGCCTTGTTCGGGAAGAAGGAAAGCGCCGCGTCCAAATCGCCGATACTCTTACCAAAGCTGATCTGACGCCCCAAATCCTTCGGGCAATAAACGTTGACGAGACTTGCGAGAAGTATTTTGCCGAACTGATTGACGATTACAGGTTTGATGACTACTGCGCAATGCTGGCGGATAGTTACAGCCGCGACGAAAAAATTATTAGTGAGCCGCGGAGCGTATGCAAAGATTGTGAGTTTCGTCTTGCTAACGACGAAGCTGGCGGAAAACTTCGAAGCGGTTTTCGTGAGTGCTGGAGCCACACGCTCGGTTGGACGGATGCGGATTTTGAAGAGTCGACAGTTCTTGACGTTTGGGATTTGCGGTCCAAAGACAAATTTATGTCAGATCGCAGAATAAAATTTTCTGACCTAACAGAGGATGACATAAAACCAAAATCAGACGGTAAGCCGGGCATCGCGCGGACCGAGCGGCAATGGATGCAGATCGATCTCGGTCAGCGACGCGTCGTAGAGCCATTCTATGACCGCCAGAATCTGGAGCGCGAGATCGAGTCTTGGACGTTTCCGCTGCACTTTATAGATTTTGAAACCTCAATGCCAGCGATTCCCTTCAAGGAAGGGCGCCGACCATATGAAGGAGTTCTTTTCCAGTTCTCCCATCACATCGTCGGTGAAAATGGAGATGTTGAACACGCTGGCGAATTCATCTCGATCGAACCAGGAACATTTCCAAATTATGATTGTGTCCGCGAACTGATGCGACAACTTGCAGATGACGATGGCACGGTTTTCCGATACGCGGCCCATGAAAATTCATATCTTTGCGCGATTCGTGAACAGCTGCTTCGGGATCCTATAGACATTCCGGATCGCGCGGAACTCGTAGCATTTATCGAATCCATTGCTAACCCACGAAAAGACAAGGATGAAGCCTGGACGACTTCTCGTCCGATGATTGATCTTCTTGAACTCGTAAAGCGATATCATTACGATCCGGCAACGAACGGCTCGAATTCCTTGAAGTTTGTGCTCCCAGCTACGCTAAATAGTTCCGAGTTTCTAAAGGCGAAGTACTGCCAACCCGTTTATGGAGCAGAGGGTGGAATTCCGAGTAGAAATTTCACCAATCAGGCTTGGGTCGTCGAAAAAGATGGCCGCGTTATTGATCCTTACAAACTTTTACCATTGATGTTCGCCGATGAATCGGAAAATGATTACGCTGCGATCATGGAGATGGACAAGATAAAAGATGGCGGGGCCGCGATGACGGCATATTGCAAGCTCCAATTCGAAAATTTGCCTTCGGAAGCTCGCAACCAAATGAAAGCCGCCCTATTAAAATACTGTGAACTTGATACGCTCGCAATGGTAATGATTTACGAGGCCTGGATGGCGGAGATAACGCTGAAACCGACTAACTCGGGTTGA
- a CDS encoding DEAD/DEAH box helicase, with the protein MSFELLSEPIRRYIRDQRWEELRPIQHAAISKILSTNDNYILASRTASGKTEAAFLPILSQTDFDHAGVQVLYISPLKALINDQFVRVEELCKYLDVPVTKWHGEANQSAKTRLIKRPQGIVLITPESLEAMLVNKPFNVKHLFGNLKFVVIDEIHSFIGTDRGTQLKSIISRLRNPPSPPFRIIGLSATIGDYVEAKRFTGSETGTKVLLDRSAKEVEAQFRYFEGSDSELPLDLVKDLYLETENNKALIFPNSRGRVEEVSVKLKKISDRVQGHSNYFSHHSSVDKDVREYVEFFAKNNRGQNFAIACTSTLELGIDIGTVDEVVQIDATNSISSLIQRLGRSGRRNSEKSRLILYATKPWSFLQSLACWALYQDGFIEPPETNSRPLDILVHQALSITKGSSGIEIELLVNQLKQNCAFEDLSISDIEEIIDHLTECDLFEKLRKEIIIGIEGEKVVNSRNFYSVFTTEDTFKVLSSGSPIGDIPFSPQIVEGENLLLAARIWKIIHVDFDAKRIHVIKALDGKKPSFSGTAASVHGSVRQKMLELLYSKEVFNVLNKASVMELGKLRKEFAPFNIQDFQTERPMRIKDGSVELFTFAGTKINNTIYLLLDLAGFECKLNTPSSSFEIETSATQLRAKWPALQSALQDIDEHLSDLIDKRPQILSFSKWGSLLPRKFQVELLKRKYYDFNAAIKFIDSCKFVENC; encoded by the coding sequence ATGTCATTTGAATTGCTCTCAGAACCAATCCGTAGATACATTCGCGATCAGCGGTGGGAGGAACTTCGTCCCATTCAGCACGCCGCAATATCCAAAATCCTATCAACGAACGACAATTATATATTGGCATCGAGAACGGCGTCGGGCAAAACTGAAGCAGCCTTTCTCCCAATTCTTTCCCAAACGGATTTTGATCATGCTGGAGTCCAGGTCCTTTATATTTCGCCATTAAAGGCGCTAATAAACGATCAGTTTGTTCGGGTTGAAGAATTGTGCAAATACCTCGATGTACCAGTTACAAAGTGGCATGGAGAAGCAAACCAGTCGGCCAAGACAAGATTGATCAAGCGGCCTCAAGGAATCGTACTAATCACCCCGGAATCTCTGGAGGCCATGCTCGTTAATAAGCCATTCAACGTGAAGCACCTCTTTGGAAATCTAAAATTTGTTGTTATCGACGAGATACATTCATTTATCGGAACTGATAGAGGTACGCAATTAAAATCGATAATTTCACGGCTTCGGAATCCCCCCTCGCCCCCCTTTCGGATAATTGGCTTGTCCGCGACTATTGGTGATTATGTTGAGGCAAAGAGATTCACCGGTAGCGAGACGGGAACGAAAGTATTGCTGGATCGGAGTGCGAAGGAGGTCGAAGCTCAATTCCGATATTTTGAAGGGTCGGATAGTGAACTTCCTCTGGATCTAGTGAAAGATCTTTATCTTGAAACGGAAAATAATAAAGCATTAATTTTCCCAAACAGCCGTGGTCGAGTTGAAGAGGTCTCGGTAAAACTGAAAAAGATTTCCGACCGTGTTCAAGGCCATTCAAACTACTTTTCTCATCACTCCTCCGTCGATAAGGACGTTCGCGAGTATGTCGAATTTTTCGCGAAGAATAATCGAGGACAGAATTTCGCGATTGCGTGTACATCTACTCTTGAACTGGGCATTGATATCGGTACGGTAGATGAAGTCGTCCAAATCGACGCTACAAATAGTATTTCTTCTTTGATTCAAAGGCTTGGAAGGAGTGGAAGACGCAATAGTGAAAAGAGCAGATTGATCTTATACGCAACAAAACCATGGAGTTTTTTACAATCTTTGGCTTGTTGGGCGTTGTACCAGGATGGATTCATTGAACCTCCGGAAACCAATTCGCGTCCATTGGACATTCTCGTTCACCAGGCGCTTTCTATCACAAAGGGATCTTCAGGTATCGAAATAGAATTACTTGTTAATCAGTTAAAGCAAAATTGCGCATTCGAAGACCTTTCTATTTCGGATATTGAAGAAATTATTGATCACCTAACTGAATGTGATCTCTTCGAGAAATTACGCAAGGAAATAATCATAGGCATTGAAGGGGAAAAGGTTGTTAACAGTCGTAATTTTTACAGCGTTTTTACAACTGAGGATACTTTCAAAGTTCTTAGCTCTGGAAGTCCCATAGGAGATATCCCGTTTTCCCCGCAAATAGTTGAAGGAGAGAATCTACTGTTAGCAGCCCGAATATGGAAAATCATCCATGTAGATTTCGATGCCAAAAGGATCCATGTTATCAAAGCGTTAGACGGGAAAAAGCCATCGTTTTCAGGTACTGCTGCTAGTGTTCATGGTAGCGTCAGACAAAAAATGTTGGAACTACTTTACTCGAAGGAAGTCTTTAATGTTCTTAACAAAGCAAGCGTCATGGAATTAGGAAAGTTACGAAAAGAATTTGCACCGTTTAACATCCAAGACTTTCAAACTGAAAGACCGATGCGGATAAAGGATGGCTCTGTCGAACTATTCACGTTCGCGGGCACCAAGATAAATAATACGATTTATCTTTTACTGGATTTGGCGGGATTCGAATGTAAGCTCAATACTCCATCGAGCTCGTTTGAGATTGAAACATCTGCGACCCAGCTGCGGGCGAAATGGCCTGCTTTGCAATCAGCCTTGCAGGACATAGATGAACACCTTTCTGATCTAATTGACAAACGTCCTCAAATACTAAGTTTCTCAAAGTGGGGATCACTACTGCCGAGAAAATTTCAAGTAGAACTGCTAAAGCGAAAATACTATGACTTTAATGCAGCCATCAAATTTATCGATTCATGCAAGTTTGTAGAGAACTGTTAA
- a CDS encoding ATP-binding protein, giving the protein MIENIKPKEATSIINSLIGGVVPKTGVQHITVGRSEEIAAAVKALEEARDGQSLVKFWIGDYGSGKSFMLHVLNVIAMKQKFVVSSADFTPENRLYSNDGRALALYSAIMNNISIQTKPEGGALPTLMEKWIEQVVVKTAEENSISLADIREERYVGLIQTNIMKTINELTDVGGFDFGMVVMKYYEGFINGDDSLRRNSLKWLKGEYHTKTEARQDLGVREVINDTNFYDMLKNFCKLFVNMGYSGFMINLDEVINLYKISTAAMREKNYEKILSIYNDCFQGKVNNLFFNFAGTRETLENPRRGLFSYDALRTRLETNKFETAEVRDFAQPVIRLFPLDHNEIFVLLKNLKAIFDFNYQIAIDVSDEDIRYFMEEIFNKPGAAEFLTPREVIRDFLNILSILRQNPNVDKKILFRDIEISDERPDENPLDRIEEL; this is encoded by the coding sequence ATGATCGAGAATATTAAACCGAAAGAAGCGACTTCTATCATCAATTCGTTAATTGGTGGCGTTGTTCCCAAGACAGGTGTTCAGCATATTACCGTAGGGCGCTCCGAGGAGATTGCGGCGGCTGTGAAAGCGTTGGAAGAGGCTCGGGATGGCCAGAGTTTGGTCAAGTTTTGGATTGGCGACTACGGTTCGGGAAAATCATTCATGCTTCACGTTTTAAACGTAATTGCGATGAAGCAGAAATTTGTTGTGTCGAGTGCTGACTTTACGCCGGAGAATCGTCTCTATTCCAATGACGGCCGGGCTCTGGCCCTTTACTCGGCGATAATGAATAACATTTCGATTCAGACGAAACCCGAGGGTGGTGCGTTGCCGACCTTAATGGAGAAATGGATTGAGCAAGTCGTAGTTAAAACAGCCGAAGAAAACAGTATTTCGTTAGCGGATATACGAGAAGAACGATATGTCGGTCTAATTCAAACAAATATCATGAAAACCATAAACGAACTGACCGATGTCGGCGGGTTCGATTTTGGAATGGTGGTAATGAAATATTATGAGGGATTTATAAATGGTGACGATAGCCTAAGGCGAAATTCTCTGAAATGGTTGAAAGGCGAATACCACACAAAAACCGAAGCTCGACAAGATCTAGGTGTTCGGGAAGTCATAAATGACACTAATTTTTATGACATGCTCAAAAATTTCTGCAAACTTTTTGTGAATATGGGCTATAGCGGATTTATGATCAACCTCGATGAGGTTATTAACCTCTATAAGATTTCCACAGCAGCGATGAGGGAGAAAAATTATGAAAAGATTTTGTCTATCTACAACGATTGTTTTCAGGGAAAAGTAAACAATTTGTTCTTTAACTTTGCTGGAACAAGGGAGACGCTCGAAAACCCGCGTCGAGGACTATTTAGCTACGATGCATTGAGAACGAGACTGGAAACCAATAAATTTGAAACCGCCGAGGTAAGAGATTTTGCGCAGCCTGTAATACGCTTGTTCCCATTGGACCACAATGAGATTTTTGTCCTCCTCAAAAATCTAAAAGCAATATTCGATTTCAACTACCAAATAGCAATTGACGTCAGTGATGAAGACATTCGCTACTTCATGGAAGAAATCTTCAATAAACCAGGCGCCGCCGAGTTCCTTACTCCGCGCGAGGTTATTCGGGATTTCTTAAACATATTGAGCATCCTCAGGCAAAATCCCAATGTTGACAAGAAGATACTGTTTCGTGATATCGAAATTTCGGACGAAAGGCCGGATGAGAATCCTCTGGATCGCATTGAAGAACTCTAA
- a CDS encoding zinc ribbon domain-containing protein, translating to MKDAKSCDNCNRYYSNETAFCPYCGKSLISRLVCARCNSANKWNANFCGQCGTSLNKSTFPSIRENDLLELPETGRVNPTIDPVIDVTNLSYSIPQSEEKVILNKCSSGVPYWEHEYVYGVSELDYASKNQKAFYQYFKNAFLNNVLIDIEGNSNYAFILLFDLQNQYKTHRNILRLEDAFSRLATICPATRTYSREMLRETMTSAGDSEGLRRLSERQQEEEYWRFGSKYKRKLGLDFEQVELLNKLPYPRSNFVDIEYCCVEVIKLYLATIEKLKLEYLANHTTLDKESERIADLVARKHFRYRFNSYNYQWAVQSVTDNIYSIIFKHCENAVREKYGHKRKLNTNVYDSPQAKAEIDESVVSKIKGIIQAGVNTISPPDESTEIELNGQNTTRWKVRFSELTADQPIHTERFVADLIELGRLNQRNPSVENIFFEGSKYISKIDKVSALSLYLHYLYHDLRSIKVDNKRLTKTIQKTLFRTNEQLHQFERIVSDFINNRDLEKALSEIPQIYLTRRKEIKLDSGAIRDAHSKHSSTVGLLNEYLQDEFDDGQNSIISEEISSEEVRIEIAQKSSTTPVAELASDVVLNSNQIELLLLFAKGSFSLQQHDAESFARLHGLFKNQLIESVNDACYEILDDVLIEEEDENYIVNPEYFKRIINV from the coding sequence ATGAAGGACGCGAAAAGCTGTGACAATTGTAATAGATACTACTCAAATGAGACAGCCTTTTGTCCTTACTGCGGGAAAAGCCTGATTAGCAGGCTCGTCTGCGCCAGGTGTAACTCTGCTAATAAATGGAATGCTAATTTTTGTGGACAATGTGGCACCTCACTTAACAAATCCACATTTCCTTCCATACGTGAAAACGATCTTCTCGAACTCCCTGAAACAGGACGAGTGAATCCCACAATCGACCCGGTCATTGATGTTACCAACCTCTCCTACTCAATTCCTCAATCGGAAGAGAAAGTTATCTTAAATAAATGTTCCTCAGGAGTTCCATATTGGGAACACGAATATGTCTATGGTGTTTCAGAACTCGACTACGCTTCCAAGAATCAAAAGGCATTTTACCAATACTTTAAGAATGCATTTTTGAACAACGTTTTAATTGATATTGAGGGGAATTCCAATTACGCCTTCATTCTGCTCTTCGATCTTCAAAATCAATACAAGACGCATCGGAACATTCTGAGACTGGAAGATGCCTTTTCAAGACTTGCGACAATTTGTCCGGCGACGAGGACATATAGTCGAGAAATGTTGCGCGAAACAATGACATCCGCCGGTGATTCAGAAGGTCTTAGGCGCTTGAGTGAACGGCAACAGGAGGAAGAGTACTGGCGATTCGGGAGCAAATATAAGAGAAAGCTCGGGTTGGACTTTGAGCAGGTTGAGCTACTAAATAAGCTTCCTTATCCTCGAAGTAATTTTGTCGACATCGAGTACTGTTGTGTTGAGGTAATCAAACTGTATCTCGCGACAATCGAGAAACTGAAACTTGAGTACCTAGCAAATCACACAACATTGGACAAAGAGTCTGAAAGGATCGCGGATTTGGTCGCGAGGAAACATTTCCGGTATCGCTTCAACAGTTACAATTATCAGTGGGCAGTTCAGTCAGTTACCGACAATATTTACTCCATCATTTTTAAGCACTGTGAAAATGCGGTTCGGGAGAAGTACGGGCATAAACGGAAGCTCAATACCAATGTTTATGATTCTCCGCAAGCAAAAGCAGAAATCGATGAATCAGTCGTATCGAAGATTAAGGGGATAATTCAAGCTGGAGTAAACACGATTAGTCCGCCGGATGAAAGTACGGAGATCGAACTCAACGGACAAAATACGACGCGCTGGAAAGTTAGATTTAGTGAATTGACTGCCGACCAGCCAATACACACAGAACGATTTGTTGCTGATCTAATTGAACTTGGAAGACTAAACCAACGAAATCCGTCAGTCGAGAATATATTCTTTGAGGGCTCAAAGTATATTTCAAAAATTGACAAAGTATCCGCGCTGTCCTTGTATCTTCATTATCTTTATCACGATCTCCGTTCGATAAAAGTTGATAACAAAAGACTTACTAAAACAATTCAGAAAACTCTTTTTAGGACAAACGAGCAATTGCACCAATTCGAGCGAATTGTAAGCGACTTCATCAATAACCGGGACTTGGAAAAGGCTCTCTCTGAAATACCGCAGATTTATCTCACAAGACGAAAGGAAATAAAGCTAGATTCCGGCGCTATACGAGACGCCCATAGTAAACACAGTAGTACGGTTGGACTGCTGAATGAGTATTTGCAGGATGAATTTGACGACGGTCAGAACTCAATCATCTCGGAGGAAATAAGCAGTGAAGAGGTGCGGATAGAGATCGCTCAAAAAAGCTCAACAACTCCGGTTGCTGAACTGGCCAGCGATGTGGTGTTGAATTCAAATCAAATAGAACTATTGCTTCTCTTTGCAAAAGGCAGTTTTAGCCTCCAGCAACATGATGCGGAAAGTTTTGCGAGGCTCCACGGCCTATTTAAGAATCAGTTGATCGAAAGCGTCAACGATGCTTGTTATGAAATTCTTGATGATGTTCTCATCGAGGAAGAAGACGAAAACTATATTGTAAACCCTGAATATTTCAAACGGATTATCAACGTATGA
- the rmuC gene encoding DNA recombination protein RmuC: protein MDSNSIIYIVIGSLLGILLGIIAGFLIASRKTNEAENRATRFETMTNTLQDQVAAKDTEISRLNELDTRKQDQLLVAESSKTKAETELADAKVSIQQLGKEVDLHKGDNLSLRDSNSTLGVQNAELKANYDAALNSIAEQKKFLAEANVILQDAFASLSSSALRTNNSTFLELAEEKLGAKISESKLDLENRKQAIDTLIKPLGNSLADFNSKIQEIELKREGAYSGLRELITAMSSTTQKLADGTTSLVSALKTSHVRGKYGEISLRRVIEVAGLNPYCDFTEQQSVATEDGVLRPDCTVNLPGSRQLILDSKVPLNAYLDSFTAEAEADKIALLKKHAIDVRDHLKKLSKKSYWEQFADAPDFVIMYLHVESSFGAALMTDADLIEDGFKMNIVLATPSTLIGMLRTVGFMWQQERMARDVYEMRDAGVELYNRTNVLLRHFINLGKGLGKAVGSYNEAVGSLENRFIPAATKMKEIGGSLMPKEMPAMQSIDTTVRQIDKRLSEDSYDETTLDFANQD from the coding sequence ATGGATAGCAACAGTATTATCTACATCGTTATCGGTAGCCTTCTCGGCATCTTATTGGGAATAATTGCCGGCTTTCTAATCGCTTCGCGTAAGACCAACGAGGCGGAAAATCGGGCAACCCGATTTGAAACGATGACTAATACTCTACAAGACCAAGTTGCTGCAAAGGATACAGAGATCAGCAGGCTCAATGAGCTGGATACCCGCAAGCAGGACCAGCTTCTTGTAGCCGAGTCATCGAAGACGAAGGCTGAAACGGAATTAGCTGATGCCAAGGTGTCGATCCAACAGCTTGGCAAAGAGGTTGACCTGCACAAAGGCGACAATTTATCGCTCAGAGATTCGAATTCTACGTTAGGTGTCCAAAATGCGGAACTCAAGGCGAATTATGATGCCGCTTTGAATTCGATCGCCGAACAAAAGAAATTCCTGGCTGAGGCTAACGTCATACTTCAAGATGCTTTTGCATCGCTTTCTTCGTCAGCTCTGCGAACTAATAATTCTACATTCCTCGAATTAGCGGAAGAAAAACTCGGGGCAAAGATCTCAGAATCTAAACTCGACCTTGAGAACAGAAAGCAGGCCATCGATACGCTAATCAAACCTCTAGGAAACAGTCTTGCGGATTTTAATTCCAAGATTCAGGAAATCGAACTCAAACGTGAAGGTGCCTATTCGGGTTTGCGGGAGCTTATTACCGCAATGAGTAGCACAACCCAAAAACTGGCCGACGGAACGACAAGCTTGGTTTCTGCTTTGAAGACGTCACATGTTAGAGGTAAATATGGAGAGATAAGCCTGAGGCGGGTGATCGAGGTAGCAGGGCTGAATCCTTACTGTGATTTCACGGAGCAGCAATCCGTCGCTACCGAGGACGGAGTACTTCGACCGGATTGCACTGTGAATTTACCGGGAAGCCGACAATTAATTCTCGACTCAAAAGTTCCTTTGAATGCATACCTCGATTCTTTCACGGCTGAAGCGGAAGCTGACAAGATTGCTTTGTTGAAAAAACACGCAATCGATGTTCGTGATCATCTCAAAAAGCTAAGCAAAAAATCTTACTGGGAACAATTCGCCGACGCTCCAGACTTTGTAATCATGTATCTCCACGTCGAGTCCTCTTTTGGTGCGGCATTAATGACGGACGCTGATTTGATAGAAGATGGATTTAAGATGAACATTGTTCTCGCAACGCCTTCGACGCTGATTGGAATGCTCCGAACAGTTGGATTTATGTGGCAGCAGGAACGAATGGCCCGAGACGTTTATGAGATGCGCGATGCTGGTGTCGAACTTTATAATCGGACAAACGTTCTTCTGAGGCACTTTATTAACCTCGGTAAAGGCCTCGGAAAGGCTGTTGGTAGTTATAACGAGGCTGTTGGGTCGCTCGAAAACCGTTTCATTCCGGCGGCGACCAAGATGAAAGAAATTGGCGGATCATTAATGCCAAAAGAAATGCCGGCAATGCAGTCGATCGATACGACGGTTCGCCAGATTGATAAGCGACTGTCCGAAGATTCATACGACGAAACGACCTTAGACTTTGCCAATCAAGATTAG